One segment of Rosa chinensis cultivar Old Blush chromosome 6, RchiOBHm-V2, whole genome shotgun sequence DNA contains the following:
- the LOC112172042 gene encoding protein PHOSPHATE STARVATION RESPONSE 1 isoform X1: MEARPAIRRSAAKQLSHMGVSGALSSSLPVLQPSSEETYPKLQDTQQVSMERPVAQAGHLTSNSGVVGHIFSSPSRFSTDLHYSSVSPREKQSRNNPFILQSLSSVSMPLPHSSPSGVFQSTASCAYSKENNGSWGTDSLPGFLDFPVNTPVENSQIESSSCSGILAAEDISKQNDWQEWANQLITDDDALTSNWSDLLVDNNVTDLEPKMTYQVPKPSLNFSAQQSQVSQQQPASSREIIPAPSREIIPAPSREILPVQSEDIIAVTTPSSANSAAAKPRMRWTPELHEAFVEAVNQLGGSERATPKGVLKLMKVEGLTIYHVKSHLQKYRTARYRPESSEGSLEKKLTPIEEMTSLDLKTGIEITEALRLQMEVQKRLHEQLEIQRNLQLRIEEQGKYLQMMFEKQCKSGGDKLNASSSSLDDPSAQPSVAMQVSPDKSELEPSKVEHGEIEADAVKSKVTSVECAEERIGKQKSPETEAPKDCEPDVCMSSSQPPKRPKIKE; this comes from the exons ATGGAGGCACGCCCTGCCATTCGGAGATCAGCTGCAAAGCAGCTTAGTCACATGGGAGTCTCTGGAGCATTATCTTCATCTTTACCAGTCCTTCAACCCTCATCGGAGGAGACGTATCCCAAGTTGCAAGACACACAGCAGGTTTCGATGGAAAGGCCTGTGGCACAAGCAGGTCACTTAACATCCAACAGTGGCGTAGTTGGTCACATATTTTCATCACCCTCAAGATTCTCTACAGATCTTCACTACTCATCTGTTTCACCTCGTGAGAAGCAGTCAAGAAATAATCCTTTCATTTTGCAATCCTTAAGTTCTGTGTCTATGCCATTACCACATTCTTCTCCTTCAGGAGTTTTTCAATCTACAGCATCTTGTGCCTATTCCAAAGAAAACAATGGTTCCTGGGGTACAGATTCTCTGCCAGGGTTCCTTGATTTTCCTGTAAATACCCCTGTTGAGAATAGTCAAATAGAGAGCAGTAGTTGTAGTGGCATTCTGGCTGCTGAAGATATAAGTAAGCAAAATGATTGGCAGGAGTGGGCAAACCAGCTAATTACCGATGATGATGCTCTGACTTCTAACTGGAGTGACCTTCTCGTTGACAACAATGTTACAGATCTGGAACCAAAG ATGACATACCAGGTTCCCAAACCATCTTTGAATTTTTCAGCTCAGCAGTCCCAAGTTTCTCAGCAACAACCTGCTTCATCTAGAGAAATCATTCCTGCTCCATCTAGAGAAATCATTCCTGCTCCATCTAGAGAAATCCTTCCTGTTCAATCCGAGGATATCATTGCTGTTACTACTCCTTCCTCGGCTAACAGTGCCGCAGCGAAGCCACGTATGCGTTGGACACCAGAACTTCATGAAGCTTTTGTGGAAGCTGTTAACCAACTCGGTGGTAGTGAAA GAGCAACTCCTAAGGGTGTGCTGAAGCTCATGAAAGTGGAAGGCTTGACTATCTATCATGTGAAAAGTCACTTGCAG AAATATAGGACCGCTAGATACAGACCAGAGTCATCAGAAG GATCCTTGGAGAAAAAATTGACTCCTATCGAAGAAATGACATCTCTAGACTTGAAAAC GGGTATCGAGATCACTGAAGCTCTGCGACTGCAGATGGAAGTTCAGAAGCGGCTGCATGAACAGCTTGAG ATTCAAAGAAATCTACAGTTACGAATTGAAGAACAAGGGAAGTACCTTCAAATGATGTTTGAAAAGCAATGCAAGTCAGGTGGTGACAAGCTGAATGCTTCATCATCCAGTTTGGATGATCCTTCTGCTCAGCCTTCAGTGGCAATGCAAGTTTCTCCTGATAAAAGTGAATTGGAGCCCTCCAAGGTGGAGCATGGTGAGATTGAAGCTGATGCTGTCAAATCCAAAGTCACATCAGTAGAATGTGCTGAGGAGCggatagggaagcaaaagtcaccCGAAACTGAGGCTCCCAAGGATTGTGAGCCGGATGTTTGTATGTCCAGTTCCCAACCTCCTAAGCGTCCCAAAATCAAAGAATAA
- the LOC112172040 gene encoding MDIS1-interacting receptor like kinase 2, translating into MGSVPRPHPLLLLLHIFLLSWLPLKATSSPRTQAEALVSWKGSFFSPPPSLSSWSLTNINSLCNWTSIVCDPKTKTVSQIDLSNFNLTATLTGLDFTQFLNLTHFNLNGNNFTGAIPSAIGNLTKLTTLDLGNNLFEQEVPVEMGKLTQVEYFSLYSNSLTGAIPYQLDNLKKVQYLLLGSNYLEPADWSKFSGFPVLTYLDLCLNYLDSKFPEFISECRNLTFLDLSQNTLTGQIPEVVFTNLVKLEYLNLTNNQFQGPMPYNFPNLKHLYLGLNDFSGPIPEDIGLLSGLEIFEVLNNSLEGKIPSSIGQLKELQHLDFSSNSLNSSIPSELGSCTNLTFLALAVNKLSGELPLSLSKLTDLVNLGLSDNQFTGPILPSLVSNWTAIASIQFQNNSFSGNIPAEIGLLTNLNILFLYKNNFTGPIPSEIGNLQAMTSLDLSANQLSGPIPMAFWNLTNLQSVQLFSNNLSGIIRPEIGHMTSLSVFDVNTNQFEGELPETISLLTNLEGFSVFTNKLSGTIPSDFGKYSPKLGYLSFSNNSFSGELPPELCSGFSLQVFTVNVNNFTGPLPECLRNCTALNRIRLDENQFTGNITNAFGVHPSLEEIYISHNKFVGELSPHWGECINITDMRMDGNKISGQIPPELLKLKNLQYLTLGSNEFSGEFPVGIGNLSLLYTLNLSRNHFTGTIPQIHQLAKLQTLDLSDNNFTGVIPVETGTFESLTSLNLSHNKLSGEIPAEIGNSELRYLLDLSSNLLSGDIPSNLGKLTQLVVLNVSHNNLSGDIPSAFSNMLSLDSYDFSYNNLTGPIPTGGIFQTAPANAFVGNSGLCGGAGLTACNSSSGKSNKNNKKVLIGVLVPICSLIVIVTVIALILIFRRKPKPLDEETKSSKKSESFESNIWEREVKFTFGEIVKATEDFDENYCIGKGGFGRVYKAELLSGQIVAVKKLNMSDSSDIPAINRQSFENEIRTLTHVRHRNIIKLFGFCSRRGSMFLVYEYLERGSLGKALYGVEGNAELDWATRVRIVQGLAHALSYLHNDCSPPVVHRDVSINNVLLEWDFEPRLSDFGTARLLSLDSSNWTSAAGSYGYMAPELAYTMKVTDKCDVYSFGVLALEVLMGRHPGEMLEALLESSKSLQDNTEMLLKDVLDQRLEPPTGELAEAVVFAVSIGLACTRSRPELRPTMRFVAQELSARTQPYISEPFGTLTINKLTGLQK; encoded by the exons ATGGGAAGTGTTCCAAGGCCTCATCCTCTGCTCCTTCTGCTTCACATTTTCTTGCTCTCTTGGCTTCCATTGAAGGCAACCTCATCACCCAGAACACAAGCAGAGGCTTTGGTTAGCTGGAAGGGCAGCTTTTTTTCTCCCCCACCTTCTCTCAGTTCATGGTCCCTCACAAACATCAACAGCCTCTGCAACTGGACCTCCATTGTCTGTgaccccaaaaccaaaacagtTTCCCAGATTGACCTCTCAAATTTCAACCTCACTGCAACTCTAACAGGACTGGACTTCACCCAGTTCCTGAATCTCACCCATTTCAACCTCAATGGCAACAATTTCACAGGGGCAATACCATCTGCCATTGGCAATCTCACCAAGCTCACAACTTTGGATTTGGGCAACAATCTTTTTGAACAGGAAGTTCCTGTGGAGATGGGGAAGCTAACCCAGGTTGAGTATTTTAGTCTCTACAGCAACAGTCTCACTGGTGCCATCCCGTATCAGCTGGACAATCTCAAAAAGGTACAATATTTGCTTCTTGGAAGTAACTACTTAGAGCCTGCTGATTGGTCTAAATTCTCAGGCTTTCCTGTTTTGACATACCTTGATCTTTGCCTCAACTATTTAGATTCAAAATTCCCAGAATTTATATCTGAATGTAGGAACTTGACATTCCTGGATTTGTCTCAAAATACTTTGACTGGCCAAATACCAGAAGTGGTATTTACCAATCTGGTCAAGCTTGAATATCTCAATCTCACCAATAACCAATTCCAAGGGCCAATGCCATATAACTTTCCCAACCTCAAACACCTTTATTTGGGATTGAACGACTTTAGTGGTCCAATTCCTGAAGACATAGGTCTGTTATCTGGTCTGGAAATTTTTGAAGTGCTTAACAATTCCCTTGAAGGGAAAATCCCATCCTCCATAGGCCAACTCAAGGAGCTTCAGCACCTTGATTTTTCATCAAATTCATTAAACTCTTCAATCCCTTCTGAGCTTGGTTCATGTACCAACCTCACTTTCTTGGCCTTGGCTGTGAACAAACTCAGTGGGGAATTGCCTCTGTCCTTGTCAAAATTGACCGACTTGGTGAATTTGGGTTTATCTGATAATCAATTTACTGGGCCAATCTTGCCTTCTCTGGTTTCCAATTGGACTGCAATAGCCTCTATTCAATTCCAAAACAATAGCTTCAGTGGCAACATTCCAGCAGAAATTGGCCTATTGACAAATCTTAATATCCTCTTTCTGTACAAAAATAATTTCACCGGCCCAATTCCCTCAGAGATAGGAAACTTGCAAGCTATGACAAGTTTGGATCTGTCGGCAAACCAGCTCTCCGGGCCTATTCCTATGGCATTCTGGAATCTCACTAATCTTCAAAGTGTACAGCTTTTCTCCAATAACCTCAGTGGCATAATCCGCCCAGAGATTGGGCACATGACTTCATTGTCTGTCTTTGATGTCAACACAAACCAATTTGAGGGGGAGTTGCCAGAGACCATTTCTCTGCTCACTAACCTCGAGGGATTTTCTGTGTTCACCAATAAGTTGTCCGGAACTATTCCTAGTGATTTTGGGAAGTATAGTCCTAAATTGGGATATCTTAGCTTTTCAAACAACAGCTTCTCTGGAGAATTGCCACCAGAGTTGTGCAGTGGATTTTCTTTGCAAGTATTCACAGTGAATGTCAACAACTTCACAGGGCCATTACCCGAGTGCTTGAGAAATTGTACTGCATTAAATAGAATCCGTCTTGATGAGAACCAATTCACCGGAAATATTACCAATGCATTTGGTGTCCATCCCAGTCTTGAAGAAATTTATATTAGTCACAACAAGTTTGTTGGTGAACTCTCACCACATTGGGGAGAGTGCATAAACATCACTGACATGCGTATGGACGGCAACAAAATTTCTGGTCAAATTCCACCTGAGCTTCTGAAGTTGAAGAACTTGCAGTATCTAACACTAGGTTCTAATGAATTCAGTGGGGAATTTCCAGTTGGTATTGGGAATCTAAGCTTGTTATACACTCTCAATCTCAGCAGGAACCACTTCACAGGAACCATCCCGCAGATCCACCAATTGGCTAAGCTCCAGACTCTTGATTTGTCTGATAACAATTTTACAGGGGTAATACCAGTGGAAACTGGCACATTTGAGAGCTTAACAAGCTTAAACTTGAGCCACAACAAGTTATCAGGAGAAATACCAGCAGAGATTGGTAACTCAGAATTGAGGTACTTGTTGGATCTTAGCAGCAATTTGCTCTCAGGAGACATACCTTCAAACTTGGGCAAGCTCACACAGTTGGTGGTTCTCAATGTTTCACACAACAATCTGTCAGGGGACATACCATCAGCATTTTCCAACATGCTTAGTCTAGACAGCTATGATTTTTCTTACAACAACTTGACTGGTCCAATCCCAACTGGTGGAATTTTCCAAACTGCACCAGCAAATGCTTTTGTTGGCAACTCTGGTTTGTGTGGAGGTGCAGGACTAACAGCATGCAATTCCTCTAGTGGAAAGTCCaacaagaacaacaagaaaGTTCTTATTGGAGTCCTTGTTCCTATTTGTAGTTTAATAGTGATTGTAACTGTTATTGCTCTGATCCTTATTTTCCGTAGGAAACCTAAGCCGCTTGATGAGGAAACCAAAAGTTCTAAGAAGTCTGAGAGTTTTGAGTCGAATATATGGGAAAGAGAAGTAAAGTTTACATTTGGGGAAATTGTGAAGGCCACAGAGGACTTTGATGAGAATTACTGCATTGGAAAAGGAGGGTTTGGAAGAGTTTACAAAGCTGAGCTGCTTTCAGGTCAAATTGTTGCAGTCAAGAAGCTAAACATGTCCGACTCTAGTGACATTCCAGCAATAAATCGACAAAGTTTTGAGAATGAAATTCGAACTTTGACACATGTCAGGCACCGGAACATCATCAAGCTATTTGGGTTCTGTTCAAGGAGAGGTTCCATGTTCTTGGTTTATGAGTATTTAGAGAGAGGCAGTCTCGGAAAAGCATTATATGGGGTTGAAGGGAATGCAGAACTTGACTGGGCTACAAGGGTCAGAATTGTGCAAGGACTAGCTCATGCTCTTTCTTACCTGCACAATGACTGCTCTCCACCAGTTGTACACCGGGATGTTTCTATCAACAATGTACTGCTTGAGTGGGATTTTGAGCCCCGGCTATCAGATTTCGGAACAGCAAGACTGTTGAGTCTGGATTCATCCAACTGGACCAGTGCTGCTGGTTCTTATGGCTACATGGCACCTG AGCTTGCATACACTATGAAGGTGACGGATAAGTGTGATGTATATAGCTTTGGAGTGCTAGCACTAGAAGTCCTGATGGGAAGGCACCCAGGGGAAATGCTAGAAGCTCTACTAGAGTCATCAAAATCATTGCAGGACAACACAGAAATGCTTTTGAAAGATGTGTTAGACCAAAGGCTGGAGCCTCCAACTGGTGAATTGGCTGAGGCAGTGGTGTTTGCGGTGAGCATAGGCTTGGCCTGCACACGTTCCCGTCCAGAGTTACGACCCACAATGCGTTTTGTGGCACAAGAACTATCGGCTCGGACGCAGCCTTACATTTCTGAACCATTTGGTACGTTAACCATCAACAAATTAACTGGTCTTCAAAAATGA
- the LOC112172041 gene encoding cellulose synthase A catalytic subunit 4 [UDP-forming], protein MASNSMGGLYTGSHNQGEDELHVLRASEENRHPTRQSVPKVCRVCGDDIGYKEDGELFVACHVCGFPVCRPCYDYERSEGTQCCPQCNTRYKRHKGCPRVAGDDEDFDADDFDEEFQIVKNHNDHDSADEKNHAIHIPSENGDHNQQKWQTNNQPFSVQGSVKDFEGDKDVLGSAEWKERVEKWKVRQEKRGLVNKDDGNDDDQGLEDDFLMAEARQPLWRKVPIPSSKISPYRIVIVIRLVILAFFFHFRILTPAYDAFPLWLISVICEIWFALSWILDQFPKWQPINRETYLDRLSLRFEREGEPNTLAPVDVYVSSVDPLKEPPIITANTVLSILSVDYPVDKVCCYVSDDGASMLLFDALAETAEFARRWVPFCKKHTIEPRAPEFYFSQKIDYLKDKVHPNFVKERRAMKREYEEFKVRINAMVANALKKPEDGWVMQDGTPWPGNNTRDHPGMIQVYLGSEGALDVDGKELPRLVYVSREKRPGYQHHKKAGAMNAMVRVSAVLSNAPFMLNLDCDHYINNSRAIREAMCFLMDPQLGKKLCYVQFPQRFDGIDLHDRYANRNIVFFDINMKGLDGIQGPVYVGTGCVFNRPALYGYDPPVSEKQPKMTCDCWPSWCCCGCCRGGSKKSKSKKGGVRSLLGGLYSKKKKKMMGKNYVRKGRGPMFDLEEIEEGFEGYDELEKSSLMSQKNFEKRFGQSPVFIASTLMENGGLPEGINSTALVKEAIHVISCGYEEKTEWGKEIGWIYGSVTEDILTGFKMHCRGWKSVYCVPKRPAFKGSAPINLSDRLHQVLRWALGSVEIFLSRHCPLWYAWGGKLKLLERLAYINTIVYPFTSIPLLAYCTIPAVCLLTGKFIIPTLNNFASIWFLALFLSIIATSVLELRWSGVSIEDLWRNEQFWVIGGVSAHLFAVFQGLLKVLAGVDTNFTVTSKAADDAEFGELYLFKWTTLLIPPTTLIILNMVGVVAGVSDAINNGYGSWGPLFGKLFFAFWVIVHLYPFLKGLMGRQNRTPTIVVLWSVLLASIFSLVWVRIDPFLAKQTGPILKQCGVDC, encoded by the exons ATGGCCTCAAACTCCATGGGAGGCTTGTATACTGGTTCTCACAACCAAGGCGAAGACGAACTCCATGTATTGCGCGCCTCTGAAGAG AACCGGCATCCAACACGGCAGTCAGTGCCGAAAGTGTGCAGAGTTTGTGGAGATGATATAGGATACAAAGAAGATGGGGAGTTGTTCGTGGCATGTCATGTGTGTGGCTTCCCAGTTTGTAGGCCTTGTTATGATTATGAGAGGAGTGAAGGCACCCAGTGTTGCCCTCAGTGCAACACTCGCTATAAGCGTCACAAAG GTTGTCCTAGAGTTGCTGGAGACGACGAAGATTTTGATGCAGATGATTTTGATGAGGAATTTCAGATTGTTAAGAATCACAATGATCATGACTCTGCTGATGAGAAAAATCATGCCATTCATATTCCTTCG GAGAATGGAGACCATAATCAACAGAAATGGCAAACCAATAATCAACCTTTCTCTGTTCAAGGAAGTG TTAAGGATTTTGAAGGAGACAAAGACGTTTTGGGTAGTGCAGAGTGGAAAGAAAGAGTGGAGAAGTGGAAAGTGAGGCAAGAAAAGAGAGGCTTGGTGAACAAGGATGATGGAAATGATGATGATCAAGGCCTAGAAGATGACTTCCT AATGGCTGAAGCTCGGCAACCACTATGGCGAAAAGTCCCCATCCCCTCGAGTAAAATCAGCCCTTACCGCATAGTCATTGTCATCCGGCTTGTGATTCTGGCCTTCTTTTTCCATTTCCGTATCTTAACTCCAGCCTATGATGCTTTTCCCTTGTGGCTCATATCTGTGATTTGTGAGATATGGTTTGCTCTCTCATGGATACTTGACCAGTTCCCTAAATGGCAACCCATCAACCGGGAAACTTACTTGGACCGCCTATCCTTGAGGTTTGAGCGTGAGGGTGAGCCTAACACCCTAGCTCCAGTTGATGTCTATGTGAGTTCAGTGGACCCTCTCAAGGAGCCTCCAATCATTACTGCAAACACAGTTTTATCCATTTTATCTGTTGACTACCCGGTTGACAAGGTGTGCTGTTATGTTTCGGATGATGGTGCTTCAATGCTCCTCTTTGATGCACTAGCTGAGACTGCTGAGTTTGCAAGAAGATGGGTGCCATTTTGCAAAAAGCACACCATTGAGCCAAGGGCTCCTGAGTTCTATTTCTCTCAGAAGATTGATTACTTGAAGGACAAGGTTCATCCAAACTTTGTCAAGGAGCGCAGAGCCATGAAG AGAGAGTATGAAGAATTCAAAGTGAGGATTAATGCAATGGTAGCAAATGCTCTGAAGAAACCTGAAGACGGGTGGGTGATGCAGGATGGTACTCCATGGCCTGGAAACAACACTCGTGATCATCCTGGAATGATTCAG GTTTATCTGGGAAGTGAAGGAGCACTGGATGTGGATGGTAAGGAACTGCCACGTCTTGTGTATGTTTCACGCGAGAAACGTCCTGGATATCAACATCACAAGAAAGCTGGTGCCATGAATGCTATG GTTCGAGTTTCTGCAGTGCTTTCTAATGCACCTTTCATGTTGAATCTGGATTGTGACCACTACATCAACAACAGTAGGGCTATAAGAGAAGCTATGTGCTTCCTTATGGATCCCCAGCTTGGAAAGAAGCTCTGCTATGTCCAATTCCCTCAAAGGTTTGATGGTATTGATCTTCATGACAGATATGCTAATCGGAATATTGTGTTCTTTGAT ATCAACATGAAAGGCCTAGATGGCATTCAAGGACCGGTATATGTTGGCACAGGATGTGTCTTCAACAGGCCGGCATTGTATGGCTATGATCCGCCAGTGTCAGAAAAGCAACCGAAGATGACATGTGACTGCTGGCCTTCATGGTGCTGCTGTGGATGCTGTCGTGGGGGTTCGAAGAAGTCCAAGTCTAAGAAGGGTGGAGTAAGAAGTCTTCTTGGGGGACTTTactcgaagaagaagaagaaaatgatgggGAAGAACTATGTGAGGAAAGGGAGGGGACCAATGTTTGATCTTGAAGAGATTGAAGAAGGGTTTGAAGGTTATGATGAGTTGGAGAAATCATCTCTCATGTCACAGAAAAACTTCGAGAAACGATTTGGACAGTCCCCGGTTTTCATTGCTTCCACTCTCATGGAAAATGGTGGGCTACCTGAAGGGATTAATAGCACAGCACTTGTTAAGGAGGCCATTCATGTTATAAGTTGTGGCTATGAAGAAAAAACTGAATGGGGAAAAGAG ATTGGTTGGATTTATGGTTCAGTTACAGAAGATATTTTGACTGGCTTCAAAATGCATTGTAGAGGATGGAAGTCAGTCTACTGTGTGCCAAAAAGACCAGCTTTCAAGGGATCTGCTCCTATCAATTTGTCAGATCGGCTGCACCAAGTTTTGAGATGGGCTCTTGGCTCTGTTGAAATCTTCCTCAGCCGTCATTGTCCCTTATGGTATGCCTGGGGAGGAAAGCTGAAATTGCTGGAGAGACTAGCTTACATCAACACCATAGTCTACCCTTTCACTTCCATCCCCTTACTTGCCTATTGTACCATTCCAGCTGTTTGTCTTTTGACTGGAAAGTTCATCATCCCCACA CTGAACAACTTTGCCAGTATATGGTTCTTGGCTCTTTTCCTCTCCATCATTGCAACCAGTGTGTTAGAGCTCAGATGGAGCGGTGTTAGCATCGAAGACTTGTGGCGTAATGAGCAGTTTTGGGTGATCGGTGGTGTCTCTGCACATCTGTTTGCAGTCTTCCAAGGCCTCCTCAAAGTCCTTGCTGGAGTTGACACCAACTTTACAGTCACATCAAAAGCAGCAGATGATGCTGAGTTTGGGGAACTCTACCTGTTCAAATGGACTACACTACTCATCCCACCAACGACCCTTATCATCTTGAACATGGTGGGAGTAGTTGCTGGAGTTTCTGATGCCATTAACAATGGCTACGGCTCATGGGGTCCGTTGTTCGGAAAGCTCTTCTTTGCCTTCTGGGTCATTGTTCATCTGTACCCTTTCCTCAAAGGTTTGATGGGAAGGCAAAACAGGACTCCTACCATTGTGGTACTTTGGTCAGTTCTTCTTGCCTCCATCTTCTCATTGGTTTGGGTAAGAATTGATCCCTTCTTGGCTAAGCAAACTGGACCAATTCTTAAACAATGTGGGGTGGACTGCTAA
- the LOC112172042 gene encoding protein PHOSPHATE STARVATION RESPONSE 1 isoform X2, translated as MEARPAIRRSAAKQLSHMGVSGALSSSLPVLQPSSEETYPKLQDTQQVSMERPVAQAGHLTSNSGVVGHIFSSPSRFSTDLHYSSVSPREKQSRNNPFILQSLSSVSMPLPHSSPSGVFQSTASCAYSKENNGSWGTDSLPGFLDFPVNTPVENSQIESSSCSGILAAEDISKQNDWQEWANQLITDDDALTSNWSDLLVDNNVTDLEPKVPKPSLNFSAQQSQVSQQQPASSREIIPAPSREIIPAPSREILPVQSEDIIAVTTPSSANSAAAKPRMRWTPELHEAFVEAVNQLGGSERATPKGVLKLMKVEGLTIYHVKSHLQKYRTARYRPESSEGSLEKKLTPIEEMTSLDLKTGIEITEALRLQMEVQKRLHEQLEIQRNLQLRIEEQGKYLQMMFEKQCKSGGDKLNASSSSLDDPSAQPSVAMQVSPDKSELEPSKVEHGEIEADAVKSKVTSVECAEERIGKQKSPETEAPKDCEPDVCMSSSQPPKRPKIKE; from the exons ATGGAGGCACGCCCTGCCATTCGGAGATCAGCTGCAAAGCAGCTTAGTCACATGGGAGTCTCTGGAGCATTATCTTCATCTTTACCAGTCCTTCAACCCTCATCGGAGGAGACGTATCCCAAGTTGCAAGACACACAGCAGGTTTCGATGGAAAGGCCTGTGGCACAAGCAGGTCACTTAACATCCAACAGTGGCGTAGTTGGTCACATATTTTCATCACCCTCAAGATTCTCTACAGATCTTCACTACTCATCTGTTTCACCTCGTGAGAAGCAGTCAAGAAATAATCCTTTCATTTTGCAATCCTTAAGTTCTGTGTCTATGCCATTACCACATTCTTCTCCTTCAGGAGTTTTTCAATCTACAGCATCTTGTGCCTATTCCAAAGAAAACAATGGTTCCTGGGGTACAGATTCTCTGCCAGGGTTCCTTGATTTTCCTGTAAATACCCCTGTTGAGAATAGTCAAATAGAGAGCAGTAGTTGTAGTGGCATTCTGGCTGCTGAAGATATAAGTAAGCAAAATGATTGGCAGGAGTGGGCAAACCAGCTAATTACCGATGATGATGCTCTGACTTCTAACTGGAGTGACCTTCTCGTTGACAACAATGTTACAGATCTGGAACCAAAG GTTCCCAAACCATCTTTGAATTTTTCAGCTCAGCAGTCCCAAGTTTCTCAGCAACAACCTGCTTCATCTAGAGAAATCATTCCTGCTCCATCTAGAGAAATCATTCCTGCTCCATCTAGAGAAATCCTTCCTGTTCAATCCGAGGATATCATTGCTGTTACTACTCCTTCCTCGGCTAACAGTGCCGCAGCGAAGCCACGTATGCGTTGGACACCAGAACTTCATGAAGCTTTTGTGGAAGCTGTTAACCAACTCGGTGGTAGTGAAA GAGCAACTCCTAAGGGTGTGCTGAAGCTCATGAAAGTGGAAGGCTTGACTATCTATCATGTGAAAAGTCACTTGCAG AAATATAGGACCGCTAGATACAGACCAGAGTCATCAGAAG GATCCTTGGAGAAAAAATTGACTCCTATCGAAGAAATGACATCTCTAGACTTGAAAAC GGGTATCGAGATCACTGAAGCTCTGCGACTGCAGATGGAAGTTCAGAAGCGGCTGCATGAACAGCTTGAG ATTCAAAGAAATCTACAGTTACGAATTGAAGAACAAGGGAAGTACCTTCAAATGATGTTTGAAAAGCAATGCAAGTCAGGTGGTGACAAGCTGAATGCTTCATCATCCAGTTTGGATGATCCTTCTGCTCAGCCTTCAGTGGCAATGCAAGTTTCTCCTGATAAAAGTGAATTGGAGCCCTCCAAGGTGGAGCATGGTGAGATTGAAGCTGATGCTGTCAAATCCAAAGTCACATCAGTAGAATGTGCTGAGGAGCggatagggaagcaaaagtcaccCGAAACTGAGGCTCCCAAGGATTGTGAGCCGGATGTTTGTATGTCCAGTTCCCAACCTCCTAAGCGTCCCAAAATCAAAGAATAA